From Ictidomys tridecemlineatus isolate mIctTri1 chromosome 2, mIctTri1.hap1, whole genome shotgun sequence, the proteins below share one genomic window:
- the Ankrd24 gene encoding ankyrin repeat domain-containing protein 24 isoform X9 — translation MPAPVLMPAPVWNTTWEARDTSSASSRTLRSSSSGGSKICAATGSPGQDWGKSDERLLQAVENQDAARVAALIARKGLVPTKLDPEGKSAFHLAAMRGAASCLEVMLAHGADVMSTDGAGYNALHLAAKYGHPQCVKQLLQASCVVDIEDGSGWTALHHAVAGGCLSCSEMLCSFKAHLNPRDRSGATPLIIAAQMCHSDLCRLLLQQGAAANDQDLQGRTALMLACEGASPETVEVLLQGGARPGLTDALGQDAAHYGALAGDKLILHLLQEAAQRPSPPSGDDSGEASSQNSVSSHDQRGAAKKRKAPQPPASIPMPDDREAYEEIVRLRQERGHLLQKIRGLEQHRDRRQPEPQEAEACSLHSLQRQVQELQQLLAEKQEEKESLGREVESLQSRLSLLESERENTSYDVATLQDEEGELPDFPGAEALLSRQLSPTAQEQVAALQEQVAALTRQNQELMEKVQILEDFEKDEMQMEANGSAEVVPLVLYDSLRAEFDQLRKQHAEALRALEQQEAGQAPGAEAAAHRPPQGSDSGAKAAPEGPTGAELNGTAALEARVMGAENTGEETAGAVEARTLEGATAVPEAEAAVDAEAQETERAGAQASAAEASAAQVTTVKAVPAGKAGAATPGAEATGPEATERKADNPEKASGEAADMEAARGAGVPAGSGLHPGAAEASEKLQAELETRIRGLEEALRQREREAAAELEAARGKCEAAEAEAGRLRARVREAEGAEAGAGSGGDTGQLRAALEQAREDLRDRDRRLRELEAASALLDEVRAGRLLAEEEARGLRAELARREEARLEQSRELEVLREQLASARAAGEQQQAAAAELGHARDAAEARAAELAAACEEARRGLAELREASEALRRASVPVCEHRRLQEEALELRGRAAGLEQEVVATGQEAARLRAELDRERGDGVARAEHERTVGALQAEVARLQGQLEELARRHERTSAEVFQVQREALFMKSERHAAEAQLATAEQQLRSLRTEAERAREAQSRAQEALDKAKEKDKKITELSKEVFSLKEALKEQPAAPAAPRVEAEVEALRGQVKALQRQMEEAARDHCAVVALYRSHLLYAIQGQMDEDVQRILSQILQMQRLQAQGR, via the exons GGCCAGGACTGGGGCAAGAGTGACGAGAGGCTGCTGCAGGCCGTGGAGAACCAGGACGCAGCCCGCGTGGCCGCACTCATTGCCCGCAAGGGGCTGGTGCCCACAAAACTGGACCCTGAGGGCAAGTCCGC gTTCCACCTGGCGGCCATGCGGGGTGCAGCCAGCTGTCTGGAGGTGATGCTGGCCCACGGTGCCGACGTCATGAGCACTGACGGAGCAG GTTACAACGCCCTCCACCTGGCCGCCAAGTACGGGCACCCGCAGTGTGTGAAGCAGCTGCTGCAG GCCTCGTGCGTGGTGGACATCGAGGATGGCAGTGGGTGGACAGCCCTACATCACGCAG TGGCTGGAGGCTGTCTGTCCTGCTCAGAGATGCTCTGCTCCTTCAAGGCACATCTGAACCCGCGGGACCGG TCGGGCGCCACGCCTCTCATCATAGCTGCTCAGATGTGCCACTCGGACCTGTGCCGGCTGCTCCTGCAGCAGGGGGCTGCTGCCAATGACCAGGACCTGCAGGGCAG GACGGCCCTGATGCTGGCCTGTGAGGGCGCCAGCCCCGAGACCGTGGAGGTGCTGCTGCAGGGCGGGGCCCGGCCAGGCCTCACTGACGCCCTGGGCCAGGACGCCGCTCACTACGGGGCCCTAGCAGGGGACAAGCTCATCCTGCACCTTCTGCAAGAGGCGGCTCAGCGTCCCTCCCCACCCAGTG GGGACGACTCGGGCGAGGCGTCATCTCAG AACTCCGTGTCCAGCCATGACCAGCGAGGGGCTGCCAAAAAGCGGAAGGCACCCCAGCCGCCGGCCAGCATTCCCATGCCG GATGATCGCGAAGCCTATGAGGAGATTGTGCGGCTGCGGCAGGAGAGAGGCCACCTCCTGCAGAAGATCCGAGGCCTGGAGCAGCACAGGGACCGGAGGCAGCCGGAG CCGCAGGAGGCCGAGGCCTGCTCACTCCACAGTCTGCAGAGACAG GTGCAAGAGCTGCAGCAGCTGCTGGcggagaagcaggaggagaaggagagccTGGGCCGAGAGGTGGAAAGTTTGCAGAGCCGGCTGTCCCTGCTGGAG aGCGAGCGGGAGAACACCAGCTATGACGTGGCCACCCTGCAGGATGAGGAAGGGGAGCTGCCCGATTTTCCAG GGGCCGAGGCCCTGCTGTCCAGGCAGCTAAGCCCGACGGCCCAGGAGCAGGTGGCTGCACTGCAGGAGCAGGTGGCTGCACTCACGAGACAGAACCAGGAGCTAATGGAGAAGGTGCAG ATCCTGGAGGACTTCGAGAAGGACGAGATGCAGATGGAGGCGAATGGTTCTGCTGAGGTTGTCCCCCTGGTCCTCTATGACTCTCTCCGGGCCGAGTTTGACCAGCTTCGAAAGCAGCATGCAGAGGCCTTGCGGGCGCTGGAGCAGCAGGAGGCAGGGCAGGCCCCGGGGGCAGAGGCAGCTGCTCACCGCCCCCCCCAGGGCTCCGATTCGGGAGCCAAGGCGGCCCCAGAGGGACCCACAGGTGCCGAGCTAAACGGCACCGCGGCTCTGGAAGCCCGAGTTATGGGGGCAGAGAACACAGGTGAGGAGACTGCGGGAGCCGTGGAAGCCAGGACTTTGGAAGGGGCCACCGCAGTGCCCGAGGCCGAGGCAGCCGTGGATGCTGAGGCCCAGGAAACAGAGAGGGCGGGAGCCCAGGCCTCCGCAGCTGAGGCCTCCGCAGCGCAGGTGACTACAGTGAAGGCTGTGCCAGCGGGGAAGGCTGGAGCTGCCACCCCGGGGGCTGAGGCCACTGGCCCAGAGGCCACAGAAAGGAAAGCAGACAATCCAGAGAAGGCCAGCGGCGAGGCTGCGGATATGGAGGCCGCCCGAGGCGCTGGGGTCCCGGCGGGCTCCGGCCTGCACCCTGGGGCCGCTGAGGCCTCCGAGAAGCTGCAGGCGGAGCTGGAGACCCGGATTCGCGGCTTGGAGGAGGCGCTGCGGCAGCGAGAGCGGGAGGCGGCTGCTGAGCTGGAGGCGGCCCGCGGCAAGTGCGAGGCCGCAGAGGCCGAGGCCGGTCGGCTGCGGGCGCGGGTGCGCGAGGCCGAGGGTGCCGAGGCCGGTGCGGGCAGCGGTGGCGACACCGGCCAGCTGCGGGCGGCCCTGGAGCAGGCCCGGGAGGACCTTCGCGACCGCGACCGCCGCCTGCGGGAGCTGGAGGCGGCCTCGGCCTTGCTGGACGAGGTGCGGGCCGGCCGGCTGCTGGCCGAGGAGGAGGCACGGGGCCTGCGGGCGGAGCTGGCCCGACGGGAGGAGGCGCGGCTGGAGCAGAGCCGGGAGCTGGAGGTGCTGCGGGAGCAGCTGGCCTCGGCCAGGGCCGCCGGGGAGCAGCAGCAGGCAGCGGCCGCCGAGCTGGGCCACGCGCGGGACGCGGCCGAGGCCCGGGCCGCAGAGCTGGCCGCGGCCTGCGAGGAGGCCCGGCGGGGCCTGGCGGAGCTGCGCGAGGCCTCCGAGGCCCTCCGCCGGGCGTCCGTGCCCGTCTGCGAGCACCGCCGGCTGCAGGAGGAGGCCCTGGAGCTGCGCGGCCGCGCCGCCGGCCTGGAGCAGGAGGTGGTGGCCACCGGCCAGGAGGCCGCGCGGCTGCGGGCGGAGCTGGACAGGGAGCGCGGGGACGGCGTGGCCCGCGCGGAGCACGAACGCACGGTGGGCGCGCTGCAGGCCGAGGTGGCCCGGCTGCAGGGGCAGCTGGAGGAGCTGGCGCGGAGGCACGAGAGGACCAGCGCCGAGGTCTTCCAG GTGCAGCGGGAGGCGCTGTTCATGAAGAGCGAGCGGCACGCGGCCGAGGCCCAGCTGGCCACCGCGGAGCAGCAGCTACGGAGCCTACGGACCGAAGCCGAGAGGGCACGCGAGGCCCAGAGCCGCGCCCAGGAGGCCCTGGACAAGGCCAAGGAGAAGGACAAGAAG ATCACAGAGCTGTCCAAGGAAGTCTTCAGCCTCAAGGAGGCCTTGAAGGAGCAGCCGGCTGCCCCAGCTGCACCCCGGGTGGAGGCCGAGGTGGAGGCCCTCCGAGGCCAGGTGAAGGCCCTGCAGCGGCAGATGGAG GAGGCTGCCCGTGACCACTGTGCTGTGGTGGCACTGTATAGGAGCCACCTCCTGTATGCCATCCAG GGCCAGATGGACGAGGACGTGCAGCGGATTCTCAGTCAGATCTTGCAGATGCaaaggctccaggcccagggccgcTGA
- the Ankrd24 gene encoding ankyrin repeat domain-containing protein 24 isoform X15, whose protein sequence is MPAPVLMPAPVWNTTWEARDTSSASSRTLRSSSSGGSKICAATGSPGQDWGKSDERLLQAVENQDAARVAALIARKGLVPTKLDPEGKSAFHLAAMRGAASCLEVMLAHGADVMSTDGAGYNALHLAAKYGHPQCVKQLLQASCVVDIEDGSGWTALHHAVAGGCLSCSEMLCSFKAHLNPRDRSGATPLIIAAQMCHSDLCRLLLQQGAAANDQDLQGRTALMLACEGASPETVEVLLQGGARPGLTDALGQDAAHYGALAGDKLILHLLQEAAQRPSPPSGDDSGEASSQNSVSSHDQRGAAKKRKAPQPPASIPMPGHRMIAKPMRRLCGCGRREATSCRRSEAWSSTGTGGSRSRRRPRPAHSTVCRDRCKSCSSCWRRSRRRRRAWAERWKVCRAGCPCWRASGRTPAMTWPPCRMRKGSCPIFQILEDFEKDEMQMEANGSAEVVPLVLYDSLRAEFDQLRKQHAEALRALEQQEAGQAPGAEAAAHRPPQGSDSGAKAAPEGPTGAELNGTAALEARVMGAENTGEETAGAVEARTLEGATAVPEAEAAVDAEAQETERAGAQASAAEASAAQVTTVKAVPAGKAGAATPGAEATGPEATERKADNPEKASGEAADMEAARGAGVPAGSGLHPGAAEASEKLQAELETRIRGLEEALRQREREAAAELEAARGKCEAAEAEAGRLRARVREAEGAEAGAGSGGDTGQLRAALEQAREDLRDRDRRLRELEAASALLDEVRAGRLLAEEEARGLRAELARREEARLEQSRELEVLREQLASARAAGEQQQAAAAELGHARDAAEARAAELAAACEEARRGLAELREASEALRRASVPVCEHRRLQEEALELRGRAAGLEQEVVATGQEAARLRAELDRERGDGVARAEHERTVGALQAEVARLQGQLEELARRHERTSAEVFQVQREALFMKSERHAAEAQLATAEQQLRSLRTEAERAREAQSRAQEALDKAKEKDKKITELSKEVFSLKEALKEQPAAPAAPRVEAEVEALRGQVKALQRQMEEAARDHCAVVALYRSHLLYAIQGQMDEDVQRILSQILQMQRLQAQGR, encoded by the exons GGCCAGGACTGGGGCAAGAGTGACGAGAGGCTGCTGCAGGCCGTGGAGAACCAGGACGCAGCCCGCGTGGCCGCACTCATTGCCCGCAAGGGGCTGGTGCCCACAAAACTGGACCCTGAGGGCAAGTCCGC gTTCCACCTGGCGGCCATGCGGGGTGCAGCCAGCTGTCTGGAGGTGATGCTGGCCCACGGTGCCGACGTCATGAGCACTGACGGAGCAG GTTACAACGCCCTCCACCTGGCCGCCAAGTACGGGCACCCGCAGTGTGTGAAGCAGCTGCTGCAG GCCTCGTGCGTGGTGGACATCGAGGATGGCAGTGGGTGGACAGCCCTACATCACGCAG TGGCTGGAGGCTGTCTGTCCTGCTCAGAGATGCTCTGCTCCTTCAAGGCACATCTGAACCCGCGGGACCGG TCGGGCGCCACGCCTCTCATCATAGCTGCTCAGATGTGCCACTCGGACCTGTGCCGGCTGCTCCTGCAGCAGGGGGCTGCTGCCAATGACCAGGACCTGCAGGGCAG GACGGCCCTGATGCTGGCCTGTGAGGGCGCCAGCCCCGAGACCGTGGAGGTGCTGCTGCAGGGCGGGGCCCGGCCAGGCCTCACTGACGCCCTGGGCCAGGACGCCGCTCACTACGGGGCCCTAGCAGGGGACAAGCTCATCCTGCACCTTCTGCAAGAGGCGGCTCAGCGTCCCTCCCCACCCAGTG GGGACGACTCGGGCGAGGCGTCATCTCAG AACTCCGTGTCCAGCCATGACCAGCGAGGGGCTGCCAAAAAGCGGAAGGCACCCCAGCCGCCGGCCAGCATTCCCATGCCG GGCCACAGGATGATCGCGAAGCCTATGAGGAGATTGTGCGGCTGCGGCAGGAGAGAGGCCACCTCCTGCAGAAGATCCGAGGCCTGGAGCAGCACAGGGACCGGAGGCAGCCGGAG CCGCAGGAGGCCGAGGCCTGCTCACTCCACAGTCTGCAGAGACAG GTGCAAGAGCTGCAGCAGCTGCTGGcggagaagcaggaggagaaggagagccTGGGCCGAGAGGTGGAAAGTTTGCAGAGCCGGCTGTCCCTGCTGGAG aGCGAGCGGGAGAACACCAGCTATGACGTGGCCACCCTGCAGGATGAGGAAGGGGAGCTGCCCGATTTTCCAG ATCCTGGAGGACTTCGAGAAGGACGAGATGCAGATGGAGGCGAATGGTTCTGCTGAGGTTGTCCCCCTGGTCCTCTATGACTCTCTCCGGGCCGAGTTTGACCAGCTTCGAAAGCAGCATGCAGAGGCCTTGCGGGCGCTGGAGCAGCAGGAGGCAGGGCAGGCCCCGGGGGCAGAGGCAGCTGCTCACCGCCCCCCCCAGGGCTCCGATTCGGGAGCCAAGGCGGCCCCAGAGGGACCCACAGGTGCCGAGCTAAACGGCACCGCGGCTCTGGAAGCCCGAGTTATGGGGGCAGAGAACACAGGTGAGGAGACTGCGGGAGCCGTGGAAGCCAGGACTTTGGAAGGGGCCACCGCAGTGCCCGAGGCCGAGGCAGCCGTGGATGCTGAGGCCCAGGAAACAGAGAGGGCGGGAGCCCAGGCCTCCGCAGCTGAGGCCTCCGCAGCGCAGGTGACTACAGTGAAGGCTGTGCCAGCGGGGAAGGCTGGAGCTGCCACCCCGGGGGCTGAGGCCACTGGCCCAGAGGCCACAGAAAGGAAAGCAGACAATCCAGAGAAGGCCAGCGGCGAGGCTGCGGATATGGAGGCCGCCCGAGGCGCTGGGGTCCCGGCGGGCTCCGGCCTGCACCCTGGGGCCGCTGAGGCCTCCGAGAAGCTGCAGGCGGAGCTGGAGACCCGGATTCGCGGCTTGGAGGAGGCGCTGCGGCAGCGAGAGCGGGAGGCGGCTGCTGAGCTGGAGGCGGCCCGCGGCAAGTGCGAGGCCGCAGAGGCCGAGGCCGGTCGGCTGCGGGCGCGGGTGCGCGAGGCCGAGGGTGCCGAGGCCGGTGCGGGCAGCGGTGGCGACACCGGCCAGCTGCGGGCGGCCCTGGAGCAGGCCCGGGAGGACCTTCGCGACCGCGACCGCCGCCTGCGGGAGCTGGAGGCGGCCTCGGCCTTGCTGGACGAGGTGCGGGCCGGCCGGCTGCTGGCCGAGGAGGAGGCACGGGGCCTGCGGGCGGAGCTGGCCCGACGGGAGGAGGCGCGGCTGGAGCAGAGCCGGGAGCTGGAGGTGCTGCGGGAGCAGCTGGCCTCGGCCAGGGCCGCCGGGGAGCAGCAGCAGGCAGCGGCCGCCGAGCTGGGCCACGCGCGGGACGCGGCCGAGGCCCGGGCCGCAGAGCTGGCCGCGGCCTGCGAGGAGGCCCGGCGGGGCCTGGCGGAGCTGCGCGAGGCCTCCGAGGCCCTCCGCCGGGCGTCCGTGCCCGTCTGCGAGCACCGCCGGCTGCAGGAGGAGGCCCTGGAGCTGCGCGGCCGCGCCGCCGGCCTGGAGCAGGAGGTGGTGGCCACCGGCCAGGAGGCCGCGCGGCTGCGGGCGGAGCTGGACAGGGAGCGCGGGGACGGCGTGGCCCGCGCGGAGCACGAACGCACGGTGGGCGCGCTGCAGGCCGAGGTGGCCCGGCTGCAGGGGCAGCTGGAGGAGCTGGCGCGGAGGCACGAGAGGACCAGCGCCGAGGTCTTCCAG GTGCAGCGGGAGGCGCTGTTCATGAAGAGCGAGCGGCACGCGGCCGAGGCCCAGCTGGCCACCGCGGAGCAGCAGCTACGGAGCCTACGGACCGAAGCCGAGAGGGCACGCGAGGCCCAGAGCCGCGCCCAGGAGGCCCTGGACAAGGCCAAGGAGAAGGACAAGAAG ATCACAGAGCTGTCCAAGGAAGTCTTCAGCCTCAAGGAGGCCTTGAAGGAGCAGCCGGCTGCCCCAGCTGCACCCCGGGTGGAGGCCGAGGTGGAGGCCCTCCGAGGCCAGGTGAAGGCCCTGCAGCGGCAGATGGAG GAGGCTGCCCGTGACCACTGTGCTGTGGTGGCACTGTATAGGAGCCACCTCCTGTATGCCATCCAG GGCCAGATGGACGAGGACGTGCAGCGGATTCTCAGTCAGATCTTGCAGATGCaaaggctccaggcccagggccgcTGA
- the Ankrd24 gene encoding ankyrin repeat domain-containing protein 24 isoform X1, whose product MPAPVLMPAPVWNTTWEARDTSSASSRTLRSSSSGGSKICAATGSPGQDWGKSDERLLQAVENQDAARVAALIARKGLVPTKLDPEGKSAFHLAAMRGAASCLEVMLAHGADVMSTDGAGYNALHLAAKYGHPQCVKQLLQASCVVDIEDGSGWTALHHAVAGGCLSCSEMLCSFKAHLNPRDRSGATPLIIAAQMCHSDLCRLLLQQGAAANDQDLQGRTALMLACEGASPETVEVLLQGGARPGLTDALGQDAAHYGALAGDKLILHLLQEAAQRPSPPSGDDSGEASSQNSVSSHDQRGAAKKRKAPQPPASIPMPDDREAYEEIVRLRQERGHLLQKIRGLEQHRDRRQPEVRRQQAWEPQEAEACSLHSLQRQVQELQQLLAEKQEEKESLGREVESLQSRLSLLESERENTSYDVATLQDEEGELPDFPDPNSCPLCPGTPGLTLCPLPGAEALLSRQLSPTAQEQVAALQEQVAALTRQNQELMEKVQILEDFEKDEMQMEANGSAEVVPLVLYDSLRAEFDQLRKQHAEALRALEQQEAGQAPGAEAAAHRPPQGSDSGAKAAPEGPTGAELNGTAALEARVMGAENTGEETAGAVEARTLEGATAVPEAEAAVDAEAQETERAGAQASAAEASAAQVTTVKAVPAGKAGAATPGAEATGPEATERKADNPEKASGEAADMEAARGAGVPAGSGLHPGAAEASEKLQAELETRIRGLEEALRQREREAAAELEAARGKCEAAEAEAGRLRARVREAEGAEAGAGSGGDTGQLRAALEQAREDLRDRDRRLRELEAASALLDEVRAGRLLAEEEARGLRAELARREEARLEQSRELEVLREQLASARAAGEQQQAAAAELGHARDAAEARAAELAAACEEARRGLAELREASEALRRASVPVCEHRRLQEEALELRGRAAGLEQEVVATGQEAARLRAELDRERGDGVARAEHERTVGALQAEVARLQGQLEELARRHERTSAEVFQVQREALFMKSERHAAEAQLATAEQQLRSLRTEAERAREAQSRAQEALDKAKEKDKKITELSKEVFSLKEALKEQPAAPAAPRVEAEVEALRGQVKALQRQMEEAARDHCAVVALYRSHLLYAIQGQMDEDVQRILSQILQMQRLQAQGR is encoded by the exons GGCCAGGACTGGGGCAAGAGTGACGAGAGGCTGCTGCAGGCCGTGGAGAACCAGGACGCAGCCCGCGTGGCCGCACTCATTGCCCGCAAGGGGCTGGTGCCCACAAAACTGGACCCTGAGGGCAAGTCCGC gTTCCACCTGGCGGCCATGCGGGGTGCAGCCAGCTGTCTGGAGGTGATGCTGGCCCACGGTGCCGACGTCATGAGCACTGACGGAGCAG GTTACAACGCCCTCCACCTGGCCGCCAAGTACGGGCACCCGCAGTGTGTGAAGCAGCTGCTGCAG GCCTCGTGCGTGGTGGACATCGAGGATGGCAGTGGGTGGACAGCCCTACATCACGCAG TGGCTGGAGGCTGTCTGTCCTGCTCAGAGATGCTCTGCTCCTTCAAGGCACATCTGAACCCGCGGGACCGG TCGGGCGCCACGCCTCTCATCATAGCTGCTCAGATGTGCCACTCGGACCTGTGCCGGCTGCTCCTGCAGCAGGGGGCTGCTGCCAATGACCAGGACCTGCAGGGCAG GACGGCCCTGATGCTGGCCTGTGAGGGCGCCAGCCCCGAGACCGTGGAGGTGCTGCTGCAGGGCGGGGCCCGGCCAGGCCTCACTGACGCCCTGGGCCAGGACGCCGCTCACTACGGGGCCCTAGCAGGGGACAAGCTCATCCTGCACCTTCTGCAAGAGGCGGCTCAGCGTCCCTCCCCACCCAGTG GGGACGACTCGGGCGAGGCGTCATCTCAG AACTCCGTGTCCAGCCATGACCAGCGAGGGGCTGCCAAAAAGCGGAAGGCACCCCAGCCGCCGGCCAGCATTCCCATGCCG GATGATCGCGAAGCCTATGAGGAGATTGTGCGGCTGCGGCAGGAGAGAGGCCACCTCCTGCAGAAGATCCGAGGCCTGGAGCAGCACAGGGACCGGAGGCAGCCGGAGGTCAGGAGGCAGCAGGCCTGGGAG CCGCAGGAGGCCGAGGCCTGCTCACTCCACAGTCTGCAGAGACAG GTGCAAGAGCTGCAGCAGCTGCTGGcggagaagcaggaggagaaggagagccTGGGCCGAGAGGTGGAAAGTTTGCAGAGCCGGCTGTCCCTGCTGGAG aGCGAGCGGGAGAACACCAGCTATGACGTGGCCACCCTGCAGGATGAGGAAGGGGAGCTGCCCGATTTTCCAG ACCCCAACTCCTGTCCCCTGTGTCCTGGGACCCCAGGCCTGACTCTGTGCCCCCTGCCAGGGGCCGAGGCCCTGCTGTCCAGGCAGCTAAGCCCGACGGCCCAGGAGCAGGTGGCTGCACTGCAGGAGCAGGTGGCTGCACTCACGAGACAGAACCAGGAGCTAATGGAGAAGGTGCAG ATCCTGGAGGACTTCGAGAAGGACGAGATGCAGATGGAGGCGAATGGTTCTGCTGAGGTTGTCCCCCTGGTCCTCTATGACTCTCTCCGGGCCGAGTTTGACCAGCTTCGAAAGCAGCATGCAGAGGCCTTGCGGGCGCTGGAGCAGCAGGAGGCAGGGCAGGCCCCGGGGGCAGAGGCAGCTGCTCACCGCCCCCCCCAGGGCTCCGATTCGGGAGCCAAGGCGGCCCCAGAGGGACCCACAGGTGCCGAGCTAAACGGCACCGCGGCTCTGGAAGCCCGAGTTATGGGGGCAGAGAACACAGGTGAGGAGACTGCGGGAGCCGTGGAAGCCAGGACTTTGGAAGGGGCCACCGCAGTGCCCGAGGCCGAGGCAGCCGTGGATGCTGAGGCCCAGGAAACAGAGAGGGCGGGAGCCCAGGCCTCCGCAGCTGAGGCCTCCGCAGCGCAGGTGACTACAGTGAAGGCTGTGCCAGCGGGGAAGGCTGGAGCTGCCACCCCGGGGGCTGAGGCCACTGGCCCAGAGGCCACAGAAAGGAAAGCAGACAATCCAGAGAAGGCCAGCGGCGAGGCTGCGGATATGGAGGCCGCCCGAGGCGCTGGGGTCCCGGCGGGCTCCGGCCTGCACCCTGGGGCCGCTGAGGCCTCCGAGAAGCTGCAGGCGGAGCTGGAGACCCGGATTCGCGGCTTGGAGGAGGCGCTGCGGCAGCGAGAGCGGGAGGCGGCTGCTGAGCTGGAGGCGGCCCGCGGCAAGTGCGAGGCCGCAGAGGCCGAGGCCGGTCGGCTGCGGGCGCGGGTGCGCGAGGCCGAGGGTGCCGAGGCCGGTGCGGGCAGCGGTGGCGACACCGGCCAGCTGCGGGCGGCCCTGGAGCAGGCCCGGGAGGACCTTCGCGACCGCGACCGCCGCCTGCGGGAGCTGGAGGCGGCCTCGGCCTTGCTGGACGAGGTGCGGGCCGGCCGGCTGCTGGCCGAGGAGGAGGCACGGGGCCTGCGGGCGGAGCTGGCCCGACGGGAGGAGGCGCGGCTGGAGCAGAGCCGGGAGCTGGAGGTGCTGCGGGAGCAGCTGGCCTCGGCCAGGGCCGCCGGGGAGCAGCAGCAGGCAGCGGCCGCCGAGCTGGGCCACGCGCGGGACGCGGCCGAGGCCCGGGCCGCAGAGCTGGCCGCGGCCTGCGAGGAGGCCCGGCGGGGCCTGGCGGAGCTGCGCGAGGCCTCCGAGGCCCTCCGCCGGGCGTCCGTGCCCGTCTGCGAGCACCGCCGGCTGCAGGAGGAGGCCCTGGAGCTGCGCGGCCGCGCCGCCGGCCTGGAGCAGGAGGTGGTGGCCACCGGCCAGGAGGCCGCGCGGCTGCGGGCGGAGCTGGACAGGGAGCGCGGGGACGGCGTGGCCCGCGCGGAGCACGAACGCACGGTGGGCGCGCTGCAGGCCGAGGTGGCCCGGCTGCAGGGGCAGCTGGAGGAGCTGGCGCGGAGGCACGAGAGGACCAGCGCCGAGGTCTTCCAG GTGCAGCGGGAGGCGCTGTTCATGAAGAGCGAGCGGCACGCGGCCGAGGCCCAGCTGGCCACCGCGGAGCAGCAGCTACGGAGCCTACGGACCGAAGCCGAGAGGGCACGCGAGGCCCAGAGCCGCGCCCAGGAGGCCCTGGACAAGGCCAAGGAGAAGGACAAGAAG ATCACAGAGCTGTCCAAGGAAGTCTTCAGCCTCAAGGAGGCCTTGAAGGAGCAGCCGGCTGCCCCAGCTGCACCCCGGGTGGAGGCCGAGGTGGAGGCCCTCCGAGGCCAGGTGAAGGCCCTGCAGCGGCAGATGGAG GAGGCTGCCCGTGACCACTGTGCTGTGGTGGCACTGTATAGGAGCCACCTCCTGTATGCCATCCAG GGCCAGATGGACGAGGACGTGCAGCGGATTCTCAGTCAGATCTTGCAGATGCaaaggctccaggcccagggccgcTGA